One window of the Candidatus Chryseobacterium colombiense genome contains the following:
- the nadB gene encoding L-aspartate oxidase: MIKADVLVIGSGISGLSYAIKVSEQFPDTKIIIVTKSDEDESNTKYAQGGLAVVTDFQKDNFEKHIEDTMRAGDGENKRDVVEMVVTEAPKRFNEIVEWGANFDMKNGKFALGREGGHTENRIVHHKDITGFEIERALLETANKSENIEILDHHYVIDIITQHHVPGKELNEGDIHCYGAYILDEKSKKIKKITSKITLVATGGAGHVYKNTTNPTIATGDGIAFVARAKGKVSNMQYYQFHPTALYSKIDGMLFLISEAVRGDGAKLRTKRGEKFMHKYDEREELASRDIVARAIDAEMKITGDEYVGLDCKEMDHEKFLEHFPNIYKKCKDEGIDPFTQLIPVVPACHYLMGGIEIDRDGQSSIRNLFAVGECTNSGLHGANRLASNSLLEGLVFGHSAAMKTVELLHENNFNFDDLKAVPEWNEEGMKIMDEMVIISYLRKQLQEMMSDLVGIVRSNRRLNMALQKHQEIAAAVDEIYHYSILSPQLSELRNLTTVAHLIITQSMEMKENKGAFYNKDLA, encoded by the coding sequence ATGATAAAAGCGGATGTATTAGTAATCGGTTCCGGAATTTCGGGACTTTCTTATGCCATAAAGGTTTCTGAACAGTTTCCTGACACCAAAATAATCATCGTAACAAAATCTGACGAAGATGAAAGCAATACCAAATATGCACAAGGAGGTCTTGCTGTAGTTACAGACTTTCAAAAAGACAACTTCGAAAAACATATCGAAGACACCATGCGAGCCGGAGATGGTGAAAATAAACGTGACGTGGTAGAAATGGTAGTGACTGAAGCCCCAAAAAGATTTAATGAAATTGTAGAATGGGGAGCTAACTTCGATATGAAAAACGGAAAGTTTGCTTTAGGAAGAGAGGGAGGACACACCGAAAATCGAATTGTACATCATAAAGACATCACTGGTTTTGAGATTGAAAGAGCTCTTCTGGAAACTGCCAATAAGAGTGAAAACATAGAAATCCTTGATCATCATTACGTAATTGATATTATCACTCAGCACCACGTTCCCGGAAAAGAACTGAACGAAGGTGACATTCATTGCTATGGAGCCTACATCTTAGATGAGAAGTCTAAAAAAATCAAAAAAATCACTTCAAAAATAACATTAGTTGCCACAGGAGGAGCCGGTCATGTTTATAAAAACACAACCAATCCTACCATTGCAACAGGAGACGGAATCGCTTTTGTAGCAAGAGCTAAAGGAAAAGTTTCCAATATGCAGTACTACCAGTTTCACCCTACTGCCTTATACAGCAAGATAGACGGAATGTTGTTTCTAATTTCCGAAGCCGTACGTGGAGACGGAGCAAAACTGAGAACCAAAAGAGGTGAAAAATTCATGCATAAATATGATGAGCGTGAAGAACTGGCTTCGAGAGACATTGTTGCCAGAGCTATTGATGCTGAAATGAAAATCACCGGAGACGAATATGTAGGACTGGACTGCAAGGAAATGGATCATGAAAAATTCCTGGAACATTTCCCAAATATTTATAAAAAATGTAAAGATGAAGGAATTGATCCCTTTACCCAACTCATTCCTGTGGTTCCGGCTTGCCATTACTTAATGGGAGGAATTGAGATAGACAGGGACGGGCAGTCTTCCATCAGAAATCTTTTTGCTGTCGGAGAATGTACTAATTCCGGACTTCACGGAGCCAACAGATTAGCTTCAAACTCTTTACTGGAAGGATTAGTTTTTGGTCACAGTGCTGCTATGAAAACCGTTGAATTATTACATGAAAACAATTTTAACTTCGATGATTTAAAAGCTGTTCCGGAATGGAATGAAGAAGGCATGAAGATCATGGATGAAATGGTCATTATTTCATATTTAAGAAAACAGCTTCAGGAAATGATGAGTGACCTGGTCGGTATTGTAAGAAGCAATCGCCGTCTGAATATGGCTCTGCAAAAACATCAGGAAATTGCAGCTGCAGTAGATGAAATTTACCACTACTCTATCCTTTCACCGCAATTATCAGAACTGAGAAATTTAACCACTGTTGCCCATCTTATCATTACACAGTCTATGGAAATGAAAGAAAATAAGGGAGCCTTTTATAATAAAGATTTGGCTTAA
- a CDS encoding NAD(P)H-dependent oxidoreductase — MNYLEALSRRYSVKKFNSEIIPQETLHNILESGKLSASSLGLQPYEILVVESKEMKQKLIPAFYNPSQISTCSHLIVIISKKIVDDSYINGYFRHISKVRETPMDKLDLFKNSINQHINQKTQDEIFNWAEKQSYIVLANLMYAAAIENIDTCPMEGFRQELIEEILEVNPETEKVTVTLALGYRSEEDHFQHMKKVRKPNEKLFKFI, encoded by the coding sequence ATGAATTATTTAGAGGCTTTAAGCAGAAGATATTCTGTGAAAAAATTTAACTCCGAAATTATCCCTCAAGAAACATTACACAACATTCTTGAATCAGGAAAATTATCGGCAAGCTCTCTGGGTCTTCAGCCTTACGAAATCCTTGTCGTGGAAAGTAAGGAAATGAAGCAAAAATTAATTCCGGCATTTTATAATCCATCTCAGATTTCCACCTGCTCTCACTTAATTGTTATTATTTCAAAAAAAATAGTGGATGACAGTTATATCAACGGATATTTCCGGCACATCTCCAAAGTAAGAGAAACACCGATGGACAAACTGGATCTTTTTAAAAACAGTATCAACCAGCATATTAATCAAAAAACACAGGATGAAATTTTCAATTGGGCAGAAAAACAGTCTTATATCGTACTGGCAAACTTAATGTACGCGGCTGCAATCGAAAATATAGACACCTGCCCTATGGAAGGTTTTCGTCAGGAACTCATCGAAGAAATTTTAGAGGTAAATCCTGAAACCGAAAAAGTAACCGTCACCCTCGCTTTAGGTTACCGTTCGGAAGAAGACCATTTCCAGCACATGAAAAAAGTAAGAAAACCAAACGAAAAATTGTTTAAATTTATTTAA
- a CDS encoding T9SS type B sorting domain-containing protein, with amino-acid sequence MKKILLLGYLVSLLIISSKASAQTYQLAGNPVNTTGWTMVSPTTVNTDFIQLTPDLNDQSGSIRLNDPINLKYCDKWRVEFDFRMDSPQSYNGDGIAFWYLANPPVASILGSGLGVSQNAVGFIVGFDTYNNTTTAQMSKVHVAYGQVANTTDSNNVEYFNTPGSSFHSPDLNATQNFRGSTYKHVEVTGQVDPAAPANWIVKITLDGTVICNQSFAPAGTAAAMTVGYFGFSASTGGARERHSIKNVKVYVDKIPLLATTITKFICPDSTGTSTVDLTQFNSQFSSTPANYNFTYYVTGSGTPIANPTHFQYSASTNISVVIKDPTSVLCDNNDAKITLNVAPTVSVTDATLRSCFLPENTATGLFNLTTAPITTISGATKKYYPSLTDAQNGTNEILNPDQYIAPNGVVYVTVTNNYECSALAKITLEVFPPTYSTVLKDKIICFEDKTTLDAGPNFDGYKWSTGATTQSISDVTVGTYWVQLKTGQCWTTQTVKVYPSEQPVVSSIDIATNTVTVYVTGGTAPYKYSMDNISWQDSNVFKNVPRGDNTVYVKDAYDCEPIVIGVVVPNLINVITPNGDGVNDVIDYSALANKQNLVFSVFDRYGTKIHQGDKSNNYKWDGTTVGRKVPTGSYWYSVTWNENDKKSTPFKYSGWILVKNRE; translated from the coding sequence ATGAAAAAAATTCTACTTTTAGGCTACTTAGTCTCTCTTTTAATAATTTCATCAAAAGCATCTGCACAAACGTATCAACTCGCAGGAAATCCTGTAAATACAACGGGTTGGACCATGGTCTCCCCAACTACGGTAAATACAGATTTCATTCAGCTTACTCCCGATCTTAATGACCAATCAGGCTCTATAAGGCTGAATGATCCTATCAACTTAAAATACTGTGATAAATGGAGAGTAGAGTTTGATTTCAGAATGGATTCACCTCAAAGTTATAACGGCGATGGTATTGCATTTTGGTATCTTGCCAATCCACCAGTTGCAAGTATACTAGGATCTGGGCTCGGAGTTTCTCAAAATGCAGTAGGTTTCATTGTTGGTTTTGACACCTATAACAATACAACCACAGCTCAAATGAGCAAGGTACACGTAGCATACGGACAGGTTGCCAACACAACAGACAGCAACAATGTTGAATACTTCAATACACCCGGAAGCTCATTTCACTCCCCGGATCTGAATGCTACCCAAAATTTCAGAGGAAGCACTTACAAACATGTGGAGGTAACAGGCCAGGTAGATCCAGCCGCTCCCGCCAACTGGATTGTAAAAATAACGCTTGACGGGACAGTTATCTGTAACCAGTCTTTTGCTCCGGCAGGTACCGCAGCTGCAATGACGGTTGGATATTTTGGATTTTCAGCTTCTACAGGAGGAGCGAGAGAAAGACACTCTATTAAGAACGTAAAAGTATATGTGGATAAAATTCCATTATTGGCCACTACAATAACAAAATTTATCTGTCCGGATTCTACAGGAACTTCTACTGTTGATTTGACACAGTTTAATTCACAGTTCTCATCCACTCCGGCCAACTATAATTTCACCTATTATGTTACGGGAAGCGGAACTCCTATTGCCAATCCTACTCATTTTCAATATAGTGCTAGTACAAATATTTCTGTAGTTATTAAAGATCCTACATCAGTATTGTGTGACAATAATGACGCGAAAATAACCTTAAACGTTGCACCTACCGTAAGTGTGACCGATGCTACACTAAGATCCTGTTTCCTTCCGGAAAACACAGCAACAGGACTTTTCAACCTTACAACAGCCCCAATAACCACTATATCAGGAGCCACTAAAAAATATTACCCTTCATTAACCGACGCACAGAATGGAACAAATGAAATCCTAAATCCTGACCAATATATCGCTCCGAATGGCGTAGTATATGTAACAGTAACCAACAACTATGAATGTTCTGCACTTGCAAAAATCACTCTGGAAGTATTCCCTCCTACTTACTCAACAGTTTTGAAGGACAAGATTATTTGTTTTGAAGATAAGACAACATTAGATGCTGGTCCTAACTTTGACGGATACAAATGGAGCACCGGAGCGACAACACAATCCATATCAGATGTTACAGTAGGCACCTATTGGGTACAGCTAAAAACAGGACAATGCTGGACTACACAAACTGTAAAAGTATATCCTTCTGAACAACCTGTAGTTTCGAGTATCGATATCGCAACCAATACAGTTACAGTATATGTAACTGGAGGAACCGCTCCTTACAAATACTCTATGGATAACATCAGCTGGCAAGACTCTAATGTTTTTAAAAATGTACCAAGGGGAGATAATACAGTATATGTAAAAGATGCCTATGATTGCGAACCCATAGTAATAGGCGTTGTTGTTCCGAATTTAATTAACGTAATCACACCAAACGGAGACGGAGTAAATGATGTTATTGATTATTCCGCACTGGCAAATAAGCAAAACTTGGTATTTAGTGTATTTGACAGATATGGAACAAAAATTCATCAGGGAGACAAATCCAACAACTACAAATGGGACGGAACAACTGTCGGAAGAAAAGTTCCTACAGGAAGCTACTGGTATTCTGTAACATGGAATGAGAATGATAAAAAGAGTACTCCTTTCAAATATTCCGGATGGATATTGGTTAAAAACAGAGAGTAA
- a CDS encoding gliding motility-associated C-terminal domain-containing protein: MNKILLSYLTIILFCISGNLLSQTYQLTGNPVNTTGWTMVSPTVVNTDFVQLTPDTNNQSGSIRLNDPINLKYCDKWRVEFDFRMDSNQTYNGDGIAFWYLANPPVASVLGSGLGVSQNAVGFIVGFDTFNNSTGSSGMSKVHVAYGLVQNTTDTNNVEFFNTPGSSFHSPDLNATQPFQGTTYKHVEVSSQVDPSNPANWIVKIMLDGVVICNQSFAPSGAAAAMTVGYFGFSASTGGARSRHSIKNVKVYMDKVALNNTTVTDTFCPNPSTGFATVNLTSYNSQFVTTPSNYTFTYIANGSTVTNPTNFQFNANTTVNVIVKDNSAILCDNPDGKIQLTLSPFTANNVTISECNNNNAATATFNLNNAPVTTVPGVVKKYYRTLADLTAGINEITTPNAYVSAPGKVYVKVTTPQGCTGNAEITLSFLPLPVSTDASIQSCFIEDNPTAALFNLDTANVSTEAGITKKYYITSTDALADTNAIPNPTNYISSNGEVYVRIKGTNSCYIIKKIKLNVIAPVTSSVLKDKTICIDDKTTLDAGPGFATYEWSTGETTQSIHNVPVGIYWVKLKTGNCITKQVVRVIAAADPVITSLDIKNNTITVNVNGGTAPYQYSLDGIKWQDSNIFTGLPRGENKIFVKDFYNCEPIQIQVTVPNLINAITPNGDNINDFIDYSALAYKKNLSFVVYDRYGNKKFEADKTRNYKWDGTSGGKKITTGTYWYTISWNENDKNNTQTKYSGWVLVKNRE; this comes from the coding sequence ATGAATAAAATTCTATTATCTTATTTAACGATAATCTTATTTTGTATTTCCGGGAACCTCCTCTCCCAGACTTATCAGCTGACAGGAAACCCGGTAAATACAACTGGTTGGACAATGGTCTCCCCTACCGTTGTAAATACAGATTTTGTACAGCTGACTCCCGACACCAACAATCAATCAGGCTCTATCCGACTCAATGATCCTATCAATTTAAAATACTGTGACAAATGGAGGGTAGAATTTGACTTTAGAATGGACTCAAACCAAACTTATAACGGAGATGGTATTGCTTTTTGGTATTTAGCAAACCCACCTGTTGCAAGTGTATTGGGATCAGGACTCGGAGTTTCTCAAAATGCAGTGGGTTTCATAGTGGGTTTTGACACGTTTAACAATTCTACAGGAAGTTCGGGCATGAGCAAGGTGCATGTCGCCTATGGACTGGTACAAAACACAACCGATACCAATAATGTAGAATTTTTTAATACTCCCGGAAGTTCTTTTCATTCACCAGATCTTAATGCAACTCAACCGTTTCAAGGGACAACGTATAAACATGTGGAAGTTAGCAGCCAGGTAGATCCTTCGAATCCCGCTAACTGGATTGTGAAGATAATGCTTGATGGGGTAGTGATCTGTAATCAATCTTTTGCTCCTTCGGGCGCAGCTGCAGCGATGACCGTAGGATATTTTGGATTTTCTGCATCTACAGGAGGCGCAAGATCCCGACATTCTATTAAAAATGTAAAAGTTTACATGGATAAAGTTGCACTGAATAACACCACAGTTACAGATACATTCTGTCCAAACCCTAGTACTGGTTTCGCAACTGTAAATTTAACATCGTACAATAGCCAGTTTGTAACTACACCTAGTAATTATACATTTACTTATATTGCAAACGGAAGTACGGTTACCAACCCAACCAACTTTCAGTTTAATGCCAATACAACCGTAAACGTAATTGTAAAAGATAATTCTGCAATCTTATGTGATAATCCTGATGGAAAAATACAACTTACTCTATCTCCATTTACAGCCAATAACGTCACCATAAGTGAGTGTAACAACAACAATGCAGCTACAGCTACATTCAACCTGAATAACGCACCCGTAACCACTGTACCCGGTGTTGTAAAAAAATATTACAGAACATTAGCAGACTTAACTGCGGGTATTAATGAAATCACGACCCCAAACGCCTATGTTTCTGCACCGGGCAAAGTATATGTAAAAGTTACTACTCCACAGGGTTGTACAGGAAATGCTGAAATTACATTAAGCTTCCTTCCTTTACCCGTTTCTACTGATGCATCAATACAGTCTTGCTTCATTGAGGATAATCCTACCGCAGCTTTATTTAATCTAGACACCGCCAACGTATCAACAGAAGCAGGAATAACAAAAAAATATTATATAACTTCAACTGATGCTTTAGCTGATACCAATGCAATTCCAAATCCAACCAACTACATCTCTTCAAATGGAGAAGTCTATGTAAGGATTAAAGGCACTAATTCTTGCTATATTATTAAAAAAATAAAATTAAATGTCATTGCTCCTGTTACATCTTCCGTATTGAAAGACAAAACAATATGCATTGACGATAAAACAACATTGGACGCAGGTCCCGGATTTGCAACTTATGAATGGAGCACAGGAGAAACGACCCAGTCTATTCATAATGTGCCTGTAGGAATCTACTGGGTAAAACTGAAAACCGGAAATTGCATTACAAAACAAGTTGTAAGAGTAATTGCTGCTGCAGATCCTGTAATTACAAGTTTAGATATTAAGAACAATACCATTACAGTAAATGTGAACGGAGGTACCGCTCCTTATCAATATTCTTTGGATGGTATCAAATGGCAGGATTCTAATATATTTACAGGGCTTCCAAGAGGAGAAAATAAAATTTTCGTAAAAGATTTTTACAATTGTGAACCTATCCAGATCCAAGTAACGGTTCCTAATTTAATCAATGCCATTACTCCAAATGGAGATAACATTAATGATTTCATCGATTACAGCGCTTTAGCATACAAGAAAAATTTAAGTTTTGTGGTATATGACAGATATGGCAATAAAAAGTTTGAAGCAGATAAAACAAGAAACTACAAATGGGATGGAACTTCAGGTGGTAAAAAGATAACCACAGGAACTTACTGGTACACCATATCTTGGAATGAAAATGATAAAAACAATACCCAAACAAAGTACAGCGGATGGGTATTGGTGAAAAATAGAGAATAA
- the rnhA gene encoding ribonuclease HI, with amino-acid sequence MRIEIYTDGACSGNPGKGGYGILMRVPEKKYQKTFSKGFRKTTNNRMELLAVITALEKLKSPENDIHIYTDSKYVADAVNQNWISGWIKRGWKNVKNPDLWKRFVELYNLHQPKMHWVKGHAGHFENELCDKLAVAAANSNSLEIDTYFENLENNSLF; translated from the coding sequence TTGAGAATCGAAATATATACCGACGGAGCTTGCAGTGGAAATCCCGGAAAAGGAGGATATGGAATCCTTATGCGTGTTCCGGAAAAAAAATATCAGAAAACATTTTCCAAGGGTTTTAGAAAAACAACCAATAACAGAATGGAACTTTTAGCTGTTATTACCGCTCTTGAAAAATTAAAATCTCCCGAAAATGACATCCATATTTACACCGACAGCAAATATGTAGCCGATGCAGTGAACCAAAACTGGATATCGGGATGGATAAAAAGAGGTTGGAAAAACGTAAAAAATCCGGATCTGTGGAAGAGATTCGTTGAACTTTACAACCTCCATCAACCTAAGATGCATTGGGTAAAAGGCCATGCAGGTCATTTTGAAAACGAACTGTGTGATAAGCTCGCTGTTGCCGCTGCCAATTCAAACTCCCTTGAAATCGACACTTATTTTGAAAATCTCGAAAACAACAGTCTTTTTTAA
- the dnaB gene encoding replicative DNA helicase, with the protein MAQKETLSSLTHGNFAKELSIADGKMPPNAVDFERLVIGTFLIDKKGLDHSIDLLTPEVFYDPRHQVIFSTILKLYEGNHPVDLMTIIQDLKKEEKLNQAGGDHYIIDLTMGVSSSAHIEYHVRVILEKYILRSLINVSANVIDSSYKESTDVFELLDKAEQSFFEITNGTIKKGFDTANTLVKQAIDTIKSLKDKEGISGVPSGFRDIDKETGGWQNSDLIIIAARPAMGKTAFLLSMARNIAVGHKIPMALFSLEMASVQLITRMIASETRISSEKLRKGTLDDEEWQRLFSNVSELENAPLYIDETPSLSIFDFRAKCRRLVMQHGVRLIMVDYLQLMTAGGGGKGTGNREQEISMISRSLKAIAKELNVPVIALSQLSRSVETRPGKRPQLSDLRESGAIEQDADIVSFIFRPEYYKITVWDNDEEGQETSTENQAELIIAKHRNGATADVRLSFLKHFAKFGDIEAAFDGGTGGYPSGFGQNEPSGFDKIKTTIQPGAAFDLPNNSQVSGSSMNDFDDDDDFPF; encoded by the coding sequence ATGGCGCAGAAAGAAACATTATCATCTCTTACTCACGGAAACTTTGCGAAAGAGCTGTCAATTGCAGATGGAAAAATGCCTCCTAATGCAGTAGATTTTGAAAGATTGGTTATAGGTACTTTTTTAATTGATAAAAAAGGACTCGACCATTCAATTGACCTACTTACACCAGAAGTATTTTATGACCCGAGACATCAGGTAATTTTTTCTACCATTTTAAAACTTTATGAAGGCAACCATCCGGTTGACTTAATGACCATTATCCAGGATCTCAAAAAAGAAGAAAAACTGAATCAGGCAGGAGGAGATCATTATATTATCGATCTTACGATGGGAGTAAGCTCTTCCGCCCATATTGAATATCACGTTCGTGTTATTCTCGAAAAATATATTTTAAGAAGTCTAATCAATGTATCCGCAAACGTTATTGATTCTTCATATAAAGAATCAACAGATGTTTTTGAACTTCTGGACAAAGCGGAACAATCCTTTTTTGAAATCACAAACGGAACCATCAAAAAAGGGTTTGATACGGCAAACACATTGGTGAAACAGGCCATCGATACCATAAAATCACTAAAGGATAAAGAAGGTATCTCCGGTGTTCCTTCCGGATTCCGAGATATAGATAAAGAAACCGGAGGTTGGCAAAATTCTGACCTTATTATTATTGCCGCACGTCCCGCGATGGGAAAAACAGCCTTCCTTCTTTCAATGGCAAGGAATATTGCAGTAGGACATAAAATTCCTATGGCACTTTTTTCTCTCGAGATGGCATCCGTACAGCTGATCACCAGAATGATTGCTTCTGAAACAAGGATTTCTTCAGAAAAACTAAGAAAAGGAACACTAGACGACGAAGAATGGCAAAGACTGTTCTCTAACGTATCCGAGCTCGAAAATGCCCCTCTATACATAGACGAAACTCCTTCTCTTTCCATCTTTGACTTCCGTGCAAAATGCCGAAGACTGGTAATGCAGCACGGAGTTAGATTAATCATGGTCGACTACCTTCAGCTGATGACTGCGGGAGGTGGTGGAAAAGGAACCGGAAACCGTGAACAGGAAATCTCCATGATTTCACGTTCATTAAAAGCGATTGCCAAAGAATTGAACGTTCCCGTAATTGCACTTTCCCAGCTTTCGCGAAGTGTGGAAACACGTCCGGGAAAAAGACCTCAGCTTTCAGATTTGAGGGAATCCGGAGCAATTGAGCAGGATGCGGATATTGTATCTTTCATCTTCAGACCGGAATATTATAAAATTACGGTTTGGGATAATGATGAAGAAGGACAGGAAACCTCAACAGAGAATCAGGCAGAACTTATCATTGCAAAGCATAGAAACGGTGCAACTGCAGATGTGAGACTGTCTTTCCTGAAGCACTTTGCAAAATTCGGAGATATTGAAGCTGCCTTTGATGGCGGAACCGGAGGATATCCTTCTGGTTTTGGACAAAACGAACCAAGTGGCTTTGATAAAATCAAAACAACAATTCAGCCAGGTGCAGCGTTTGATTTACCAAATAATTCTCAGGTTTCAGGATCTTCGATGAATGATTTTGATGACGATGATGATTTTCCTTTTTAA
- a CDS encoding T9SS type B sorting domain-containing protein, which produces MKKLLLFSILFLYQIYYSQSDCVSSIPVCGNSDISYTPSGSGNTQDIPNPAPADLCLKGGEHFSVWYSFTIATSGTLTFTINPNVFTDDYDFAVYGPNVPCSAIYTTAPIRCNYSGADGPTGLVTTLTGAATSGAFSAYMDVVAGQTYYLLVDNFLSTANGFSLTWGGTATLTSAFNNPALTPHPFITPGVPNATDPTAPNEILKCVLPTMFDFSTLTAGILNGNTNFTVTYHNNPNDAITGQNPITTPIMVDAVTVYYYRLKYTDPTNPTNPINGCFQTGKFKFRQGNITGSNATIYACNNNNVGTGSFNLTTAPVYSGTATKKYYPTLNDLNAGTNEITNPTNYVSAQKKVYVKIITSDGCSANAEITLTFYPLVVVNDATIESCFIDTNITTASFDLTSANVSTLTNPQKKFYTTLANAVSGTNEITTPTNYISTSGVAYVRVYSADQCYSIAKLTLVVLPPVKSAVLKDKTICMENRTTLDAGPGFTSYEWSTGATTQTIQGVAVGAYWVKLQTGKCFTLQKVNVYPSDQPVITNIDIKNNTITVTANGGTAPYKYSLDGINWQDSNVFTGLPRGENKIYVKDSFNCTPVEVQVTVPNLINAITPNGDNVNDYIDYSALAYKKNLVFIVYDRYGNKLYEAGKIRDYKWDGTASGKKILTGTYWYSISWNENDKNNTQTNYSGWVLVKNRE; this is translated from the coding sequence ATGAAAAAACTACTACTCTTTTCCATTTTATTCCTTTATCAAATATATTACTCACAGTCAGATTGTGTTTCATCTATACCTGTTTGCGGAAATTCGGATATCTCATATACTCCTTCCGGATCTGGAAATACACAGGATATTCCCAATCCGGCTCCTGCAGACCTTTGTCTGAAAGGAGGTGAGCACTTTTCGGTTTGGTATTCATTTACTATAGCAACTTCAGGAACATTAACCTTCACGATTAATCCGAATGTATTTACGGATGATTATGATTTTGCTGTTTATGGTCCAAACGTACCATGTAGCGCAATATACACTACAGCTCCTATCCGATGTAATTATTCAGGAGCCGACGGACCAACAGGTTTAGTCACTACATTAACAGGAGCCGCAACGAGTGGGGCTTTTAGTGCTTATATGGATGTAGTTGCTGGTCAGACTTACTATTTACTTGTTGACAACTTTTTAAGTACTGCTAACGGATTCTCTTTAACTTGGGGAGGAACCGCTACATTAACTTCAGCTTTCAACAACCCAGCATTGACTCCACATCCTTTTATAACTCCAGGTGTGCCTAATGCCACTGATCCAACTGCCCCCAACGAAATCCTAAAATGCGTTTTACCTACCATGTTTGATTTCAGCACGTTAACAGCCGGAATCTTAAACGGAAACACTAATTTCACTGTTACGTACCATAATAATCCTAATGATGCAATAACCGGGCAAAATCCAATCACAACCCCTATTATGGTAGATGCGGTAACCGTTTATTATTACAGATTAAAATATACCGACCCAACAAACCCTACCAATCCTATCAACGGATGTTTCCAAACAGGAAAATTCAAGTTCCGACAAGGGAATATTACAGGAAGCAATGCAACTATTTATGCTTGTAACAACAATAATGTAGGCACAGGATCATTCAACTTAACTACAGCACCTGTTTATTCAGGTACTGCTACAAAAAAATACTATCCGACGCTGAATGACCTTAATGCTGGAACCAATGAAATCACCAATCCTACCAATTATGTTTCTGCACAGAAAAAAGTGTATGTAAAAATAATTACTAGTGATGGATGTAGTGCTAATGCAGAAATCACATTAACCTTTTACCCTCTTGTTGTAGTAAATGATGCTACCATTGAATCATGTTTTATAGATACCAATATCACAACCGCATCTTTTGATCTTACATCAGCAAATGTATCAACACTTACAAATCCGCAGAAAAAATTCTATACAACATTAGCTAATGCTGTAAGTGGAACCAATGAAATTACCACACCAACCAATTATATTTCTACTAGTGGCGTTGCTTATGTGAGAGTATATAGCGCAGATCAGTGTTATTCAATTGCTAAACTTACACTTGTTGTTTTACCTCCTGTAAAGTCAGCTGTTTTAAAAGATAAAACAATTTGTATGGAAAACAGAACCACTCTAGACGCTGGTCCTGGATTTACAAGCTATGAATGGAGCACAGGAGCTACTACCCAAACTATACAAGGTGTTGCTGTAGGAGCTTACTGGGTAAAATTACAAACTGGAAAATGTTTTACTCTTCAAAAAGTAAACGTGTATCCTTCTGATCAGCCTGTAATTACCAACATTGACATTAAAAACAATACAATTACTGTAACAGCCAACGGAGGAACTGCTCCATATAAATACTCATTAGATGGTATCAACTGGCAGGATTCTAATGTATTTACAGGACTTCCAAGAGGGGAAAATAAGATTTACGTAAAAGATTCTTTCAATTGTACTCCTGTCGAAGTTCAGGTAACTGTTCCAAATCTTATTAATGCCATCACACCAAACGGAGACAACGTAAATGATTACATTGATTACAGTGCTTTAGCATATAAGAAAAATCTAGTATTCATTGTTTACGACAGATATGGAAACAAACTATACGAAGCTGGAAAAATCAGAGATTACAAATGGGACGGAACGGCTTCTGGAAAGAAAATTCTTACAGGAACATATTGGTATTCTATCTCCTGGAATGAAAATGACAAAAACAATACGCAAACCAACTACAGTGGATGGGTATTGGTAAAAAACAGAGAATAA